TAACAACTGCCTTATTATATTGACTTCTATACAACCATTATTTCTGGACCCTGACTTGTATACCGCTCAACAGCATATACTTATTGCATAACAGTAAATTCAATCCGGACGTAGCAAAAGGCAATAATCAATGACTAATGGTTTTCACTAAAcaaaacttcaaaaatttaCTTCCAATGtttaataagaaataaagatgTGAAAAGTGAATGGTTCAACACAAAAGTTGTTCAACAAGTTGAGTGTAGCactttcttgaaaattattTCCTTTCGCACGCATATAACCAAATTTTTTAGCCATATAATTGCTTACACAATTAAGTACCTGATTGGGATGTGAATCAACTTGATGAGATATCCAACAACACCCATCATAAGGAAACCGATTCCAACGGCCCTCACTAACTGCAAATATTCCTTCTGAGATGGCTTCTTGCACTTGTGAATGAACTGTATGCCCTGCTTAACAAACAGAACAGGTGCATTTGTGAATTTCTCCTTTCTAGCCATTTTGTATGTTTTGACTTCGAGTTTTAGTGATCGGGAACTGACTTTATTACAATCAGTGTTCTGACaggaaggaagaaaaatctCACGAACACTTCAATTTAACACTCTGTTGTCGTTCGCGATTCGTGAAGTCTGaaaacatttttttcatcgagTTCGCAACATTTCGACTTTCCTAAGTCGATTACAGTCGATTGTCCACAACTGCCATATATTCAGGAGGAATCTAAGGTACAAACATACGGTATACTGAAACATGCTTTATTGCTGCATTCTTACATAACTATGTGGAACCTTATAGCATCAATAATctaatctattatatatatcataAAGAGCAAAAATAGCAGTTAAAATCCGTGCCATTCTTCGTCTTCctcatttaattttttctcgCTTTCATCCTTCTCTCCAATGTATTTAGAACCATCAATTCCCCACTCTTCAagtctttcttcttcaaagacATTCTCAACGATTCTTTTCTTAAGTCCCTTTTGAGGAGCTTTATTATATAGATTAACCATTGGTTCTAGAAGCTTGTCAATTGGCGCTTTGGCTAtgatttctctttttttctgtcgCACTTCCTCTTCGTTGGTATCTTTCACTGTGTCTTCATCACTATCCTCTAGATCCTCAAATAAAACTTCTTCGATTTCGTCAAGCCACACATCGACGATATGGAAAACAATAACACCGGCATATTTCACATCACCGCTTAGAATACCGTTCTCCAATGCAGATAAATATCTGCACAGAAGTTTTTCCTCAAATTTGGACTGCTTTAGCATTTCAAAGCATTCTTTTACCACATAcctcatcaacaacaagtACTTGTCCACTCTCCATTTATCAACTTTAGACCATTCTTGTGACATGATATACCAAAATGCAGAGACAAATGCCGGAAACTTCTCTTCAGGCATACATTGAGAGAACAATTGAGACATCTTTGTAGCCAAACGTTTCTGTGGTAGTGGCCTATCACTAAACCACATCGTGTAAAATAACCCCTTCCATAGCTTCTCCAGTTCTAACTTATTTAAGCTTTCGGCATGCGATTCTGATGAAAGATACTGCTTCAAGACTTTAAAAGCCCTTTCACGGGTTCTCCTATCATTGGATGCTAACTTCCGAACAAAAGCGTTAGTCTTCATTTCTGTATGATTGTTATTCGGAAAATGTATGTCTTATGGAGTGCTGATGCAACCTAAGTAAGGATCCATCTGGTTATGTTTAGagataaaatttttcagatcGCATGAAATAAtagagataaaaaaaaaaaaaaaaaaaaaaaaaaaaagcgaacTATACAAACATTTCTTCTCTTATAGCGTATTGGACTGCGGTTATAAGTGGATAGATCAGGGATAGGTTCTTTAAATAATACATCAATAGTAGAAAGTATCACAATTAGTGTTTAGTAATGCCACAAAAGAACTTCAGGGATGCAAAGGAACACGAAATCAAGTACGATGCAAGTGGCAATAGGATAAATGATTATGTGCCCGCATACATTACCAAAAGGCCATGGTATTATAATTCCGAAGCGCTGAAAGATAATTCAAATTCTCGAAAGAGAAATCTCATTGAAGAACTTGAGAAGGAAACAACAAAGGAAAGATTCAAACACCAAAGGATTGACCCTGACGCGGAAATTTTACCGAATAATTTAccaaagaaaggaaaaggtATCGTGGATCATGTTGAAACTGCTAAAACTTTGGAGGACCAATCAGGTGTCTccaaagagaaagagatgaCCGGTGGatcaattgaaaaaaatagaaatcaACCATTTAGGTCACACATACAGTCAAGCGGTAAAGTCATATGTAAAAATTGTGGTAGTAGAAGGCATCGCACAAGAGATTGCCTCGAGAAGCCAAAAAAGATCAGATTTAAATTTCGAACGCATAGTAATGGAGGACAAACAAATGCTGATGGATTTCTGGTTAGAATGGATACCAATAActatgatgaaaaaagagatagGTGGCATGGATACGATCCGAGTAAAGATTACAGCGGGCAATTGGAACAAATGGAGCAGAAAGCCAAAACACTCGAggataaatataaaagtGATTTGGAAAATCAGGAGGATCATAAAACAAATACGTTTGAAGAGGATGAGATCGAGGAAATGTTAGACTTGGGTCTAGtggatgatgttgaagagctcagaagaaagaatagtGATGATAAAGGTTCGTCAACATTGTTGATGCAGCATAACCCTCTAGCTCTCGATAATGGTGCCAGAGTTCCTGTGAGATCTTTGGATGATAAGCCTCAATACTTAAAGGTGATAAAAACTGGTGAGGAATTGCGTTTCAATCCGAAATCAAGGGTGTACAAGGACTTGAAAAAGGGCTATTTAAATGGACGTGGTCAGTTTGTGCCTTATCTGAATGGTGAAGCGGCACAATttgagaaaatgaaaacgtTTACACATGGAGTACAGAAGaacagagaagaaaagtgggaaaatggtgaaatTGAATCGGTCACAGATCTACATTTTGCTGCAGAAGCTTCTCCAACTGCTGTAATGCTTgcagcaaaaaagaaagaagaagaggtaAGTGAAATGCGTGAAAAGAGGAGAAAGGAATTACTTTTGAAATACGGTGCTCTTGATTAATGATGTATTGATGATAATTTATAGATATtgggctttttttttaaataatgggtaacatatatatttaagCAACAGGTCTGCATTCAATTTTGGTACAAAATCCACGTGTAGTCAAAAATGTTACTTCCTCTTCGGAAAGATATATCCCATTCACCTTAAGGATAGCAAGTTTAAGCCACGAGTATCTGTTAAATAAGAAAGTTAGTGCGCGTGATGTTAAATTATTATAGGAAAGGTCAAGTTCTTTAAGATTTTGTGGTTGTCCTTGGTCTATTATCTCTTTAGATAATGTACTGATTGAATGGTCGTCTAAATTGCAACACTGAACTAATGATAACGATACCAAGTTTGGGCAGCAGGCAACAAAGTTGTGATACGgaagaattgaaaaggTTGTCAATAGTCGATTGCTTAAAGGTCCATATCCAAATGCTAACTGTCCATTTGATACAAGGGAAACTTTCTCCAATAAGCCGTGGGTGGACTCCAAAAGTTTTGTAAGTCCCACAGCTGTAATATATGTTTTCTCAAGTTCTAATACCCTTagattttcaaaaatggaaagatcCATGTTTTGCATAGTTTCAGGTACTATATGCTCGAGGTCATTCTGTATAAAGGAAAAACTTTCCAATTTACAACCAATATCTTCTAAGACCATTGTAATTGAAGAAACTGTCAATCGAGGTATCCTTCGTAATTTTAATACCTTCAAATCCGGATTAAATGCTTTTACAAGATCGGAATTAGTAACAACACAATCAGTGAGATCAATGCTCACCAATGATGGCATATCAACATATTGGAAAATCTGCCTCATAATCCCTGAATTATCCTGCCGTTGGGCTCGTGCGGGATAAAtcatatttaaatatagTCTCTTCAAGTTTGGCAATACCATCTTCATGTTATCATTCTCAGATGAATTGGAGAAGCGAGTTCCACTTAAATTAAGCATTAAAACTTTACAGTTCAATAAGTAAGATAAGAAATAGCTTATTCCCCGTTGATCCTCAACTAGAGGCATTTGAAGCGCAAAAAAATCCAACAATCCAAACAGTTTTCTCATGTCATCATTAGAATCCAATAATTTTAAAAGTTTTAGATTATCTATCACTCGAAGACTTAGGGAAAGATGAGAGATTCTAATTGAGGCTTCCGAGAGTTGGGAGAACACAGATAACTCATCATTCCTAACGGGGATAATCTCTAATTTATCTATGAATCTATGTGAACACGAATTCTCAAAGACCGCATTGCAGAATTGCATGAATTTGGCAAATCGCTTTCGGCTGATAGGCTTCACCAACTTTGGAAATTTTAATGCCTGTGGTAAAGAAGTGAAAGTCTGATTCCATGCATGTGAAACAGTTAAAACAGAGAGTATGTCCTTTTGATCCAAGTAATGCATCACCTCAGATATCACCTCAAGAGGAAATATGGACACAAAGTCTGTTTTCGATTCTATGCGCTTTAAATGTTCCTTCCCTTCAAAATTTgcaatgataatgaaattCAACTTTTCGGCCAACCTAGATCTTTCCTCCAATAGTTGACCaaacaattttttattcaccCTCAGCTGTTTCCCATACTTTTGCATTCCCATTTGAATCCTTTTGGCGGCATAATGAAGTGTTGTAAGTGCAGCTTTCTGATTTCCTGTGAGGCATAATATTTTGGCCTTTCTTAAGTACCCTTTGGTTCCATACTTGTCTACGGATATTAAGAAGTTTGAATCATCCAATGCCCTGTCAAATAGTTCAAGCTTCTGAAAGCAAGCAGAGCGGCAATCCACCAACGTTTTGTATTTGTTAGAGTAGTGCTTATGTGTTTTGTATGtaccttcttttttgtttcttgtATCGCCTATAGAAATACCTCTCGCGTAAATCTTAAGGGCTTTGGAGAAATTGCCATGACGAAACTCACGCGACCCCAGATCCAGTGCTTTACCATATATTTGCTCAACTtccatttgatgaattttaTTGGATGAGTGTCTGCAATATATGAGGGTACCTACTAAAATACATGAATACGTAAGTTTAAGTGTAGTGATATGTAGCCAAATGAAAACATCCTAAAATCGCATCCTTACATTGCATATAGTATTTTTTCCGGCCGCCAAATGTTTTCTTATCGAGCCAGACTAAGAAGGACAAAAATGCATCCAAAATAATGTCAATATCTTATCGGCTACATGTTGGAACAGAAATAAATGCTTTGATTTTATACTTTGTCTTCTAAACGCATTGCCGGTTTTAATGGAATTTGAACGAGAAGCAAACTTATAATGACTCCAAATTATTTTCCTGTTCCTAAACCATCCAAATCATACTGGATCGAGAATGCCGATTCAAGGTTGCAACATTACCGAGATAAGCGGGGCATACCAGATAAAGCCGATACTGTCATTATTGGTTCAGGATTTACAGGTACCGCTGTCGCTGCCGGCcttcttttggaaaggAGATTTAAGGGAAATGTAGTGATGCTTGAAGCACGTGATGTTTGTTCTGGAGCAACCGGAAGAAACGGTGGTCATCTTAGGGCATATTACTATGAAAATCATTCGACTTATGTTGAACGATATGGGGAAAAGATTGCTGCAGACATCGCTATTTTCGAAGAGAATTGCATCAAAAGTCTTGAGGATATTTTGTCAAAGTACAAGATTGATTGTCTTTTGGACAAAAGACTGAACTGTGATACGTTTCAAACAGAGTCTGTTTCCAAGAGGATGATGCACgattattattcttttatgAGTAACAAATACGtgccaaagaaaatgaagcaGAAGGTTCATATATACTTTGGGCAGCAGGCAGAAAATACGTCGAGCCATAAAAGTACAAATTGTTGTGTTTTCTGCCCTACTGCTTCAGTGTGGCCTTATAAGCTTGCTTGTTCATTGTTGGAGCACTGTGTAGATAAAGGGCTTAATTTGCAAACAAACACAGCTGTTACCGATGTTCAGTACCTTCGggatgttgaaaaatggTTTCTCGAGACTCCAAGAGGGAATATTATTGCCAACAAAGTGGTAATTGCAACCAATGCGTATACTGCTGCTATTCTACCCGAATTTAAAGGTGTGATAGTTCCAGTCAAAGGATGCGTTTCACATTTAAAACCCGCTGATCATTCTATTAAGAAGCTTCCTTACAACTATTACCACGCTTATCCAATGGAAGGTGACTACGTGACTGCAAGATCCGACGGTTCCATAATTATAGGCGGAGGAGGGAAGACGTATCTAAAGTATCCAGAAAGTTCCGAAATGATAAACACGGTAGATGATTCTGTTGTTCCAAGGAAGGTGGCTAGTTATTTTAACGGCTATGCGAACCGGAACTATATTCTCTACAAGAACAAGAAATATGTTAATGATTATACTTGGACTGGATGCATGGGTTACACAAATGATGGGCTACCTTTTGTTGGTGATCTAACTAATTTTGGACGGCCAAACATGTACATATCTGCTGGGTATACTGGGCATGGAATGCCTAGAATTTGGACATGTGGCGCGTATCTTGCAGATCTTATCGCCAATTCATTTCGTAAAACGCATATTCCAGAAGTTTACAAGATTACACCTGAACGAATGACCAGGTCACACTTTGGGTATTTTGACGATCTTGTCCGAATTGATCCCAGAAATATGATTCTCGCAAAATTTTAGACAAATActaatatatttatttatagcgaaaaaaaaaacaagacTTTTCTTTAAGCTTCAATGACACCTTTGGAGGCAACTTTACCACTTCTTGCAGCCAACTGAATCTTTCCCTCCTTTCTGATGTTGACCACAACTTCAACCTTTGCACCTTTACCAGCGCCTCTAAGTGCAAGTTGGGCCAAAAGCTTTGATGGTTTGTAAACAACCTCTCTAATGATATCTGGCTCATCCTcagaatcatcatcctcttcatcttcatcctcagaTTCTTCTTCCGGCTCCTCAACTGTCTCCTTTATGGTTCTCTCACCCTCGTAGAGTTCAATAAACACATCATCTGCAGATGCCTCCAAAGAGATAACTCTCTTGATTGGATACACCGTGTTGCGAGGCAGAACAGTGATGAATTCACCATCAGCACCCTTAAGCCCTATTGGCTTGCTCAATTGCTTGGTCTCAACAACATCCGCACTCAATGATTGCTTAATAACGTCGTCATCGAAGGTGGATATTAGATAAGCCTGCAATGCAGCACCCCTACTGTTCAACTCGTTTGGATTAGGAAGCTTTGAGTCCAGAGATGGAGCAATAATCTTGGTGCTCTCAGGGAAAATGAACTCCAAGTTTCTGGCAATCTTTGGAACGTTTGAACTACCACCAGCAAGAAGAACAGAGTCAATATCTAATGTTTCCAAGCCGGCCTTCTTGATAGCATCTTCAATAAAAGCTGCCATCTTGGAGAAAACCTGGCGACCAACAACCTCGAATCTCATTCTATTTATGGTGTTGTTGTAGTCGAAACCCTCAGCCAAGGCATCAACGGATATAGGAGCGGACTCAACGTTTGAGAGTGTCTTTTTGCTGATGATAGAAGCAGAGTTTAATTTAGCCCACGACTTCTTAGTACCAAGAGCGTCCACCTTGTACTTACTCTTGAAGTCTTTGGCAACGAAATCCATCAATGCGAGGTCAAGCTTGTTTCCACCTAACTCGTAGGTATGTGCACTTGATAAAAGTGTGAAGATTCCTCCTCTAACAGCAATAACAGAGACATCGGATCTGATACCACCAAAGTCGGCAACAACGTAGACCTTATCATTGTTGAGCTCCTTCTCGGAGGTCAAATGTGACAATAAAGCAGCACTTGGCTCGCTTATCGTCTGTCTAATGTTCAAACCAGACTGTTTTGCAAGATTGATCAAAAGAGCCTTCTGCTCTTCGGTGAAGTTCTCTGGGACAGACAAGACAACATCCTCAATCTTTTCACCCAAGTAATCCTCTGCATCCTTTGCAATCTTTTTCAAGTGTCTCTTTGTGACTTCTTCAACGGTAATCTTGTTTCCATTGATCTCGTATCCGACCTTTCCATCAACATTTATTGGTTTGGCTGAGTGCTGTGAGTATGTAGTGTCAATCTTCTCGAATGGAACACCAATGAAATCTCTGAAGTTCACTATGGTATTCTCAGCATTTCTGATAAGTTGGCCAATAGCCTGAGATCCATGATACTCATCCTGTCCAAGATATGATAAAGCTGAAGCGATGAATCTGTCTCCATCTGGATCGGCGATAACTTCCAACTTTCCGTCTTCTCTGACGTAAGCGATCGATGTTGTCGTGTTACCAAAAGCAATTCCGACGGCTGCCATTTTTACGGTTAATGTTCTGTTTGCTGTTTGCACTGGAATACGTTCCAATAACTTAAATGCGTTGAGCCTGTTTCTGTTTTACTAGATGGTTGAAGATTCAAGATTTACggtaaaaaattttttttttcaaaaaactTTAGTTCGAGAAAAAGGCTGTGCTTGACTTGCAATtcattgaatttttcaggCGGAACGGGGAATCAGGCAGCGCTGAGCaacaaataccagttgGATAATTGGTGTACTGCTGTATGTGGTAACAGCCACAAACTGTAAGCAACCATTTCAAACGGCAGTTCAATGTTGGTAAAGTTGCAAAATGTTAGATGTTCATGATACCTGAAGGAATAGGAATTTGTGCAGATTAAGTATTTGAAGTTGGGTACGAGcaaaattttcaatccACATTTTATTGACGCAGACCAATGTTGTTATCACCTGATGTACGTAAAGCAACATCATATATTGCTGATACATGATATCTCCACGCAAAGTAGAAAATGATCAAGTATATTTACGAGAAGCATAATTAAAGGCAATCTACCACTCATATTGTACTAATACAACATTCTATTAACACATATATACAACAATCCTCATTGCTGTGCAGcctcttctctttccttaGCTTCTCTCTCTTTACGTTTCTTTTTGGCCTCAAATTCATGCCATTCACCgttcaaatttttcaaaaattcaagattCGATTCCCTGGGCTCCTCTCTAAAATAAGGATGCTTGAGTGCATTCTCTGCCGTAATCCTCTTTTCCGGATTCATCTCCAATAGAGATTTGGCCAAATTAAAGCATTCGGGGCTCAGAAGATTCCCAAACTTCTTCCAAAACTTGGATTCAGTGTGATAATTAGGCCTTAACATTTCAAACCATGGAAGCTTGTCTGCATCTGGCCAATCAGATGTTCGTAGGGTACCCATGACATCGTATATCTTCCAGAGTTGGTCAACTTCGTTTGTACCTTGAAAGACTGCACGCCGTGTAAATAACTCAAGTAAAAGGCATCCAATTCCCCATATGTCTATCTCTCTTCCATAACTAGTGGATCCTAACAATATTTCCGGTGGTCTGTACCAAAGTGTAATGACCCTGTTGGTGTAATTTGGAGATTCAACTTTCGgatcaatatttttcataGATCTAGCTAATCCAAAGTCCGTGATTTTAAGCACGCCTTTATTACTGATAAGAATATTCGAACCTTTGATATCTCTATGGATTACACGCTTCCTGTGCAAATAACTGATTCCCTcgagaagttgatgaaacatgtttttcttctctccaTCCGTAATAGTAATATCGTGCTGCTGTAGTATTCCGGAAAGATCATGATTCATATATGGGAACACCATGAAAACTTGGTTGTTTTCAATCATCATCTCAGATAGGCCAACTATATTCTTGTTGTCGAAGGATTGCAAAAGTCCAATCTCTCTGTTTGCTGTGATAGGAAATCCCTCTCTCTCTGTTTCTAGCCTTAATCTTTTCAACGCAACAAGTGCACCAGTGACCCTATTTCTGGCTTTATAAACCTTGCCATATGTTCCCTCTCCGACTTGCTGTATTCTTTCATATATTGgtccttttatttttgactCTTCCATGAACTTTATAATTTCCGGCTGTGACGGCTTTGCATCCATAAATCTATTATCATTTGACCTTTCGTAGTCCTTCATAACATTTTTGTGCTTCACACGTTGTGCCAAACGCTTGAAAGGTGGACCTGGCGTGCTTGTTTTCTCGATatgtcttttcttctccataGACTTTGGTCCTGTAGGTAAAGAGGGCGGTCCCTGTGACGGTTTTCGATTTATATCATGAGTATCCTTTCTAGCTCTTCTGTCTGCTTCCTCGCTGTCTCTAAATTCATTATCATATCTATCCCTTGGTCGCAATGCCCGATTTTCAAACCTTGCTTCCCTCCTTCCGTTTCTTGGTGGTGCTCTGTCTGGCATGTAATTCTGCCTTGAATGTCCCCTAACAGGAGGCCCAGACGTTCTTTCAATATCACCATATCTTGACTCCTCATATCTATCATACTCTCTATATCTGGAATACTGGTACTCTCTTCCCTGTGATCGATAATAGT
This sequence is a window from Brettanomyces bruxellensis chromosome 5, complete sequence. Protein-coding genes within it:
- a CDS encoding uncharacterized protein (BUSCO:EOG092646C6); the protein is MKTNAFVRKLASNDRRTRERAFKVLKQYLSSESHAESLNKLELEKLWKGLFYTMWFSDRPLPQKRLATKMSQLFSQCMPEEKFPAFVSAFWYIMSQEWSKVDKWRVDKYLLLMRYVVKECFEMLKQSKFEEKLLCRYLSALENGILSGDVKYAGVIVFHIVDVWLDEIEEVLFEDLEDSDEDTVKDTNEEEVRQKKREIIAKAPIDKLLEPMVNLYNKAPQKGLKKRIVENVFEEERLEEWGIDGSKYIGEKDESEKKLNEEDEEWHGF
- a CDS encoding uncharacterized protein (BUSCO:EOG09262NNS), encoding MPQKNFRDAKEHEIKYDASGNRINDYVPAYITKRPWYYNSEALKDNSNSRKRNLIEELEKETTKERFKHQRIDPDAEILPNNLPKKGKGIVDHVETAKTLEDQSGVSKEKEMTGGSIEKNRNQPFRSHIQSSGKVICKNCGSRRHRTRDCLEKPKKIRFKFRTHSNGGQTNADGFLVRMDTNNYDEKRDRWHGYDPSKDYSGQLEQMEQKAKTLEDKYKSDLENQEDHKTNTFEEDEIEEMLDLGLVDDVEELRRKNSDDKGSSTLLMQHNPLALDNGARVPVRSLDDKPQYLKVIKTGEELRFNPKSRVYKDLKKGYLNGRGQFVPYLNGEAAQFEKMKTFTHGVQKNREEKWENGEIESVTDLHFAAEASPTAVMLAAKKKEEEVSEMREKRRKELLLKYGALD